Proteins encoded together in one Micromonospora kangleipakensis window:
- a CDS encoding methyltransferase domain-containing protein — translation MRDAAPVSTPPRVLPRNDPRQYDDLAGEWWRPDGAFAMLHWLARARAALVPPAFRPGALLVDLGCGAGLLAPHLVGKGYRHVGLDLTRSALAQAAAHGVTVVNADATAVPLADGCADVVSAGELLEHVPDWRRVVAEACRLLRPGGLLVLDTLNDTALARLVAVEIGERLPTVPRGIHDPRLFVDARELVAECARHGVELRLRGIRPELLGTLGWLLRRMRGASARRPVGTEAGGGPRIVPTRSTAVLYQGRGLRGG, via the coding sequence ATGCGAGACGCGGCCCCGGTGTCCACCCCGCCCCGGGTGCTGCCGCGCAACGACCCCCGCCAGTACGACGACCTGGCCGGCGAGTGGTGGCGGCCGGACGGCGCGTTCGCGATGCTGCACTGGCTGGCCCGGGCCCGGGCCGCGCTGGTGCCGCCGGCGTTCCGGCCGGGCGCCCTCCTGGTCGACCTGGGCTGCGGCGCCGGGCTGCTCGCGCCGCACCTGGTCGGTAAGGGCTACCGGCACGTCGGGCTGGACCTCACCCGCTCCGCCCTGGCGCAGGCCGCCGCGCACGGGGTGACGGTGGTCAACGCCGACGCCACCGCCGTTCCGCTCGCCGACGGCTGCGCCGACGTGGTCTCCGCGGGCGAGCTGCTGGAGCACGTGCCGGACTGGCGGCGCGTGGTCGCCGAGGCGTGCCGGCTGCTCCGCCCGGGTGGCCTGCTGGTGCTGGACACCCTCAACGACACGGCGCTGGCCCGGCTCGTCGCGGTGGAGATCGGTGAGCGGCTGCCCACCGTGCCGCGCGGCATCCACGACCCACGGTTGTTCGTGGACGCCCGGGAGCTGGTGGCCGAGTGCGCCCGGCACGGGGTCGAGCTGCGGCTGCGTGGCATCCGCCCGGAGCTGCTCGGCACGCTGGGCTGGCTGCTGCGGCGGATGCGCGGCGCGTCCGCCCGCCGTCCGGTGGGGACGGAGGCGGGCGGCGGACCCCGGATCGTGCCGACCCGGTCCACCGCGGTGTTGTACCAGGGTCGTGGGCTCCGGGGCGGGTAG